From the genome of Prunus persica cultivar Lovell chromosome G8, Prunus_persica_NCBIv2, whole genome shotgun sequence:
GGTGTGGTGAGCAAGTTGAGGAGCGCGGGAGCCATCATATTGGGCAAGGCTAGCTTAAGTGAGTGGGCTCAGTTTAGGTCTCTCGCAGCACCCAGTGGTTGGAGTGCCAGAGGTGGCCAAGGAAAGGTGAGCTTTGAAGTTCTTTTCAAATGCTTGTGAATTAGTATGGATTTTGCGCGTAACTTGTAATTACAATTTCAATCCTCTAATGGTTGTGTGCAGAACCCTTATGTGCTATCAGCAACTCCCTGTGGATCAAGCAGTGGCCCAGCAATTTCAGCTGCAGCAAATTTGGTAGCAGTATCTCTGGGGACTGAGACTGATGGCTCCATATTATGTCCAGCAAGTTTCAACTCAGTTGTGGGCATCAAACCAACAGTTGGCCTCACCAGCCGTGCAGGGGTGATTCCGGTAACTCCCAGACAGGACACCGTTGGGTACATGCTCTTAATCGAAACCGAACATTTCATTGTCTGGATTTTTCTACTCTCTTCCTCTATCTCAGTTAGCAAACTTAGCCCAAGAAAATACTATTTGTGTTATGATGTTCATTGCTTGTTTCAACAACAACATATACTTCCGCAACCTTAGCTAATGTAGTATTATACTGTGTTGATTGTAATAGGCCCATCACCAGGACAGTTTCAGATGCCGTTCATGTTCTTGATGCCATTGTAGGCTATGATTACAATGATCAAGCAACCAGAGAAGCCTCCAAGTACATTCCAAGCGGTGGCTACAAACAATTTCTTCAGGCGTACGGGCTCAAAGGAAAGAGACTTGGAATAGTGAGGGATCCCTTCTTCACTTCCAGCAGCGGATCTCTCCAGCTTCAAGCGTTTGAGAAACATTTCCAGACTCTAAGGTAACACTATACGCACTTTCGAGCTCATTACTAGTCCAATTAAACCAATTAAATGTAGCGTTTAACATGATACAATGTTCTTTCTGCAAATTGCAGGCAAGGAGGTGCTGTTTTGGTAGACCATTTACAAATAGCCAACATTGATGTTATCTTGAACTTCAATTTGAGTGGGGAAGCAACAGCATCACTGGCTGAGTTCAAGCTAGCATTGAATGCATATCTAAAAGACCTGGTGGTATCTCCGGTTCGATCATTGGCAGATGTAATCGCCTTCAACCTCAAGTTCTCGGGTGTGGTAAGTAAATTATACACATGCACAATGAGTTCCCTATAAACCATGTTCAATGATGACCAATAAACTTGATTTTGCTGTGAAGGAATTGATCAAGGAATTTGGACAAGACATTTTTCTTGCTGCCCAAGCAACAAATGGGATAGGCAACAAAGAAAAGGCAGCATTGTTGAATCTAGCAAAGCTGACAAAATATGGGTTTGAAAAATTGTTGACAGACAACAGACTAGATGCATTGGTGACTCCTGGTTCAGATGTTTCCCCTGCGCTTGCAATTGGGGGTTTCCCAGGAATTAGTGTCCCTGCTGGATATGACAAGAAGGGTGTGCCCTTTGGCATAACCTTTGGGGGACTGAAGGGTTCTGAGCCAAAGCTGATCCAGATTGCCTACGGCTTTGAGCAAGCTACTAAAGTTAGGAAGGCTCCTACATTTTTGCCTTGATAATGATTTAGAATAGCCTTCAACCGAagtttacttctttttttttgcaatcATGAACCAAGTGGTTGTAATGTCAtctataaattacatgatACATCTTAGTTGGAcaaaattttgataatttcatGTTTACTTGAATTAGAGTGGGAGAAGTCAAGAACTGAAGAAGTTTGGAATATGGTAGAGAATGAATAGTAACTCATCTAAATCCTGATTTTCCACGTATTACGGATTTTAATGTGTAACCCTCATATAATTTTTGATTCATGAATCAGAATAGTTATAATCTCCAATCCAGATTCCACCAAAGTAAGGAAAAATAAGCAACATATCATATATTGTCGTTCATATATGGTAACCTGAAttaaacaacaaagaaaatatccATCTTTTGACttattaagaagaaaataaattggtaAAAAAGTTGGTGTCCCTAACAATACCCTTTTTTTATTCCTTATAAGTTACTAAATATCAGAGAATTTATGAATTGAAATAGTTCTTGGTTCTTAATCTCCATTCCAGACAAGTACagaaaattaagcaaaatataTGTCATATCTGATCTCCCCATTCATATATGGTAactgaaattataaaacaacAGAGAGAAATCTTCCTCTTTAGGACTGATTAAGCAGAAAATATAGTTTTGCCTTAATAGTTATTATCATATAAGACTAATTACCACAAAATGAATCACAATGAACATGAGACAATGTAACGGCTAGGATCATCCAACTCCAAACCAATCACAAATTTTGATCTGCTATATAAGACAACACCTCAATCCCAACTGTCCccacacacaaacaaacaaataccgacaaaccaaaaaaataaaaatggaaggCAGTCGATTCGTCCTCGTTTTGGCTTTGACTCTCACCGCGATCACACCAACACTCTCTACCTACCACTCCGCCACGCTCCTCAACGTCCGCCACAGAGAAAAAGTCACGCGCCTCCACTTCTACCTCTTCGACATCATCAGCGGCACCAAACCCAGCGCAGTAGAAGTCGCACGTCCGAAGGGCGCAAAATACGACAAGTCGGCGACGCCATTCGGCAGCGTGTGGGCCATCGACGACGCGCTCCGTGAGGGCCCCGAGTTCACTTCAAAAGTGGTCGGGAATGCGCAGGGGCTCTACTTGTCATCCGTCCAGGACGAGAACAGCTTAGGGCTAGTGATGTACGCTGATTTCGGTTTTACGACGGGTAAGTTTAACGGGAGCTCCTTCAGCGTGTTCTCGAGGAACCCGATCATGGAGCCGGGGGAGCGTGAGCTGGCAGTCGTGGGAGGGAGAGGGAGGTTTAGAATGGCGAAAGGTTTTGTCAAGGTGAAAACACAATTTTTGAATGTTACCAACGGTGACGCCATTCTTGAGTACAGGGTTACTCTAGTTCATTATTGAATTGAGCAATGTTAATCATGGAAATAATTTTTGGTTTACTggaattattaaattaaataaaccaGCCATTATAACATGAACTTTGTGTTAATTACTAATTCCCACAAATTACAATTGGTGATTGGATTtatatgaaagaaaaatataacaagTGTTGTTAATTAATCGATCAAAAGGAATACTTGAGACGGTCGCTCATTCTCATGTACTGTATATTTAAAACAGTTGTTCATGCTCGCATGTATACTTTAGACAATTGCTAAAAATAGAAACTTAGGTAAACAAACATGCATTTAAAGATAGCATCCCATTTGAATTTCGGGTTCCTTAGTTACGCAACAGCCATGCATGTATGTTTTTATTCCaaacaaagtaaaaaaagaaaaataatttctggATTTGTTTGGGTCGGCAAGAAATAATATAGGCCAACAAACTTTTTCGTGCAATTATGAAACTTTGATTTATATGATGGTGACAAGGCCACCGCCACTCCTtccttacccattaatttttttcgttgtgcttttctatattttcaatttaagGTTTAAACCCTGTTTAGTAATTGTAGAAAATTTTGTCTCTTCAATTCTGGATAGGAAAACTATGATATCATCCATGTATCGTAATTACGGAcctattttctaaaaaaattttatggatattttttatatattgagAGGagcgataatatactaaactcacacacattaCACGAATGTTAGGACCAAAATCCAAGAACATTTGTTCCAAATCACTACACTAATAGGTCCTTTGCGatccattttctcttttagtttctgtttttgttttgcttgcttcacatttgaaattaaaattttaggaACAAAATTTATGGGTCCCCCACTAAAAAAATGCCCTAATCTGTCttacttttattattttcgttAATGAAAGATcagaagttttatttttttatcttttttcgaaaatattaaaagaaatttagacACTCTAAATTGAAAACCCTAGCTgtgtttttgacttttttttttctttgtggaaAGTTGAGACACAATCCTGGTGAAGAAGAGAGTTGGCCACTTATAACTAGTGGGCCCCAATTGAAATCTTCTTCTAGTTGATGGGTAGCTTAACGGCGTTTGAACTCTCTCCCACTATTTAACCCAGTTCGCAAACCCAAACCCAGCAAACACCCTCCAAAACTACACCCAATGGCAAACTCAGCAACCCCTCTGATTTTGCTCATGCTCATCTCTCTACTGGCAGCCATTGAAGGAGCTCAAAACTCCACAGAGCTGAAGTGGGCCAAGAAGCTCAAGACCAGAAAGAAGACGACGTCGTCGGAGACAGTGACCAACCTCCAGTTCTACTTCCACGACACTCTCAGCGGGAAGACCCCAAGCGCCGTGCGTGTAGCCCAAGCCACAGACACCGAGAAGTCCCCCACCCTTTTCGGAGCTTTGCTTATGGCGGATGACCCGCTTACTGAAACACCCGACCCGAACTCCAAGCTCGTGGGTCGGGCCCAAGGACTGTACGGGTCATCTTGCCAGCAAGAGCTTGGGCTGATTATGGCCATGAACTTTGGGTTCACGGATGGCATGTACAACGGTAGCTCTATTAGTATTCTCGGTAAGAACTCGGCTATGAACCCGGTTCG
Proteins encoded in this window:
- the LOC18766845 gene encoding putative amidase C869.01; this encodes MAAKSPSCFPLFPSLLLILLSLASFGSQTFSVHGLYIREATISDLQLAFKQNQLTSRKLVEFYLQEIRRLNPVLNAVIEVNPDALYQADKADYQRKAKGPGYYSGLHGIPILLKDNIGTKDKLNTTAGSLALLGSVVPHDAGVVSKLRSAGAIILGKASLSEWAQFRSLAAPSGWSARGGQGKNPYVLSATPCGSSSGPAISAAANLVAVSLGTETDGSILCPASFNSVVGIKPTVGLTSRAGVIPVTPRQDTVGPITRTVSDAVHVLDAIVGYDYNDQATREASKYIPSGGYKQFLQAYGLKGKRLGIVRDPFFTSSSGSLQLQAFEKHFQTLRQGGAVLVDHLQIANIDVILNFNLSGEATASLAEFKLALNAYLKDLVVSPVRSLADVIAFNLKFSGVELIKEFGQDIFLAAQATNGIGNKEKAALLNLAKLTKYGFEKLLTDNRLDALVTPGSDVSPALAIGGFPGISVPAGYDKKGVPFGITFGGLKGSEPKLIQIAYGFEQATKVRKAPTFLP
- the LOC18767670 gene encoding dirigent protein 15, which produces MEGSRFVLVLALTLTAITPTLSTYHSATLLNVRHREKVTRLHFYLFDIISGTKPSAVEVARPKGAKYDKSATPFGSVWAIDDALREGPEFTSKVVGNAQGLYLSSVQDENSLGLVMYADFGFTTGKFNGSSFSVFSRNPIMEPGERELAVVGGRGRFRMAKGFVKVKTQFLNVTNGDAILEYRVTLVHY
- the LOC18767082 gene encoding dirigent protein 23 — translated: MANSATPLILLMLISLLAAIEGAQNSTELKWAKKLKTRKKTTSSETVTNLQFYFHDTLSGKTPSAVRVAQATDTEKSPTLFGALLMADDPLTETPDPNSKLVGRAQGLYGSSCQQELGLIMAMNFGFTDGMYNGSSISILGKNSAMNPVREMPVVAGTGVFRLGRGYAIAKTHWIDFTTGDAIVGYNVTVIH